The following proteins are encoded in a genomic region of Roseinatronobacter sp. S2:
- the ruvB gene encoding Holliday junction branch migration DNA helicase RuvB, with protein MTTPDPTLRGADMAGDPPELDKALRPQGLDEFIGQQEARSNLRVFIQSARMRAEAMDHTLFYGPPGLGKTTLAQIMARELGVGFRMTSGPVMAKAGDLAAILTNLEARDVLFIDEIHRLNPAVEEVLYPAMEDYQLDLVIGEGPAARTVRIELQPFTLVGATTRLGLLTTPLRDRFGIPTRLQFYTEAELCQIVARGARLLGVPADDDGVREIARRARGTPRIAGRLLRRVVDFALVEGDGTLTQALADNALTRLGVDHLGLDGADRRYLVLLAENYGGGPVGVETIAAALSESRDAIEEVIEPFLLQQGLISRTPRGRMLAAKAWAHLGLPAPAPPDQGRLFEG; from the coding sequence ATGACAACACCTGACCCGACATTGCGCGGCGCGGATATGGCCGGTGACCCGCCCGAACTGGACAAGGCGCTGCGCCCGCAGGGGCTGGACGAATTTATCGGCCAGCAGGAAGCGCGCTCCAATCTGCGGGTGTTCATCCAGTCTGCGCGTATGCGCGCGGAAGCCATGGATCATACGCTGTTTTATGGCCCGCCGGGTTTGGGCAAGACGACATTGGCACAGATCATGGCGCGCGAACTGGGGGTGGGGTTTCGCATGACCTCTGGTCCGGTCATGGCCAAGGCGGGCGATCTGGCGGCCATCCTGACCAATCTTGAAGCGCGCGATGTGTTGTTCATTGACGAAATCCACCGCCTGAATCCGGCTGTGGAAGAAGTGCTGTATCCCGCGATGGAAGATTACCAGCTTGATCTGGTGATTGGCGAAGGGCCTGCCGCGCGCACTGTGCGCATTGAATTGCAGCCCTTTACGCTGGTGGGGGCCACCACGCGGCTGGGGCTTCTGACCACGCCCCTGCGCGACCGGTTCGGCATTCCCACACGGTTGCAGTTCTATACCGAGGCAGAGTTATGCCAGATCGTGGCCCGCGGCGCGCGCCTGTTGGGCGTGCCTGCCGATGATGACGGTGTGCGCGAAATCGCGCGCCGTGCGCGCGGCACACCGCGCATTGCGGGGCGGCTGTTGCGGCGGGTGGTCGATTTCGCGCTGGTCGAAGGGGACGGGACATTGACGCAGGCGCTGGCCGACAATGCGCTGACACGGCTGGGGGTGGACCATCTGGGCCTTGATGGTGCGGACCGGCGCTATCTGGTGCTGTTGGCCGAAAACTATGGCGGCGGGCCGGTGGGGGTGGAAACCATTGCCGCCGCATTGTCGGAATCGCGCGATGCCATTGAGGAGGTGATCGAGCCGTTCTTGTTGCAGCAGGGCCTTATTTCGCGCACGCCGCGCGGGCGTATGCTGGCGGCCAAAGCATGGGCACATCTGGGCCTGCCCGCGCCCGCGCCCCCCGACCAGGGGCGGTTGTTCGAGGGGTAG
- the ruvA gene encoding Holliday junction branch migration protein RuvA, producing MIGKLTGVIDMRGQDHVLLDVRGVGYIVYVSDRTLMGLPGRGEVAALYTDLVVREDLLQLYGFPTLLEKEWHRVLTSVQGVGAKASLAILGALGPEGVARAIALGDSSALRKAPGVGPKLALRIANELKDKAPALMAVMETAPASAQGAVLDAEPAPVPAAPAAPVTLRPNATADAMSALTNLGYGPSDAARAVAEAQAVAPDADPAALIRAALRLLAPKG from the coding sequence ATGATCGGCAAGCTGACGGGTGTGATCGACATGCGCGGGCAGGATCATGTGCTGCTGGATGTGCGCGGTGTGGGCTATATCGTATATGTATCGGACCGCACATTGATGGGGTTGCCGGGGCGGGGCGAAGTGGCGGCACTTTACACCGATCTGGTGGTGCGTGAGGATCTGCTGCAACTTTACGGGTTTCCCACATTGCTGGAAAAGGAATGGCACCGCGTGCTGACCTCGGTGCAAGGGGTGGGGGCGAAGGCGTCGCTGGCGATACTGGGCGCACTGGGACCGGAAGGCGTGGCGCGGGCCATTGCATTGGGCGACAGCAGCGCCCTGCGCAAAGCCCCCGGTGTGGGGCCGAAACTGGCGCTGCGCATCGCCAATGAACTGAAGGACAAGGCGCCCGCATTGATGGCCGTGATGGAAACCGCGCCAGCCAGTGCACAGGGCGCTGTGCTGGATGCAGAACCCGCGCCCGTTCCCGCAGCCCCCGCTGCCCCGGTCACACTGCGTCCCAACGCGACCGCAGACGCGATGTCCGCGCTGACCAATCTGGGTTACGGGCCAAGTGATGCCGCGCGCGCCGTGGCCGAAGCGCAGGCCGTGGCCCCCGATGCAGACCCCGCCGCCCTGATCCGCGCAGCGCTGCGCCTGCTGGCCCCGAAAGGCTGA
- the ruvC gene encoding crossover junction endodeoxyribonuclease RuvC, with translation MRVIGIDPGLRNLGWGVIDVDGVRLRHVGNGICHSDPKATLAARLLELHIGLTDVMARFAPDTAAVEQTFVNKDAVATLKLGSARGIALLVPAQAGLVVGEYAPNAVKKAVVGVGKAAKEQVDHMVRMQLPGVEIEGPDAADALAIAICHAFHCQSARQLAIAGGGAR, from the coding sequence ATGCGCGTGATCGGCATTGACCCAGGCTTGCGCAACCTTGGCTGGGGCGTCATAGATGTGGATGGCGTGCGTCTGCGCCATGTGGGAAACGGCATCTGCCATTCGGACCCGAAGGCCACTTTGGCCGCGCGCCTGCTGGAATTGCATATCGGGCTGACCGACGTGATGGCCCGCTTTGCCCCCGACACTGCCGCCGTTGAACAGACATTCGTGAACAAGGATGCAGTCGCCACTTTGAAGCTTGGCAGCGCGCGCGGTATTGCGTTGCTGGTGCCTGCGCAAGCGGGGCTGGTGGTGGGCGAATATGCCCCCAACGCGGTCAAGAAGGCCGTGGTCGGTGTGGGCAAGGCCGCGAAGGAACAGGTGGATCATATGGTGCGCATGCAACTGCCCGGCGTCGAGATTGAAGGGCCGGACGCGGCCGATGCGCTGGCTATCGCCATTTGTCATGCTTTTCATTGCCAGTCGGCGCGTCAACTTGCGATAGCGGGGGGCGGCGCGCGATGA
- a CDS encoding DUF1127 domain-containing protein, whose amino-acid sequence MSFYAQSRPHADRVFSGFQTLTFGAFFAGLRSWNDARVTRRELNALTDRELQDIGLTRADIDHVALMGR is encoded by the coding sequence ATGTCCTTCTACGCCCAAAGCCGCCCGCATGCTGATCGCGTGTTCAGCGGTTTCCAAACCCTGACTTTTGGTGCCTTCTTTGCTGGCCTGCGCAGCTGGAACGATGCCCGCGTAACCCGCCGCGAGTTGAACGCCCTGACCGACCGCGAATTGCAGGATATCGGCCTGACGCGTGCAGATATCGACCACGTTGCCCTGATGGGACGCTGA